From Streptomyces durmitorensis, a single genomic window includes:
- a CDS encoding DUF2264 domain-containing protein: MSIPGLPQDDRELSPHTGYTREHWEAAADGLLSAAWQWATPRGALLDLPGRPSASGVRSDGLEGYARTLLAAAFRVAGADGKDPHGWLDRYAEGLAAGTRTPGRDDAESWPVILDHNVQGQPMVESASVALGLRLTRPWLWDRLDTDVQDRAAEWLRGAIRHVPAPNNWYLFPYTVAGFLESVGRGDAGTARARERAIGLLETWNRGQGWYADGDGRAFDHYNGWALHLYPTLDAQLAGDEDQLARHGARLHEHLESFGLLFGGDGAPIHFGRSLTYRFAAGASVALGALTGHTPLTPGTSRRILSGSLRYFLDRGSVGADGLLSLGWHGPHEATLQPYSGPASPYWASKAFVGLLAPATHPLWTATEEPAPSESRDQVLALPAPGLLVQSTRADGIVRLHNHGSDHARPHEAQTAAHEDPLYARQAYSTRTGPTARGNTADNHLAVEVAGVRSARCRIHPLGAGQGDGWGWAASRHAPAFVSGPPMVPGLRVESVTVARGRHELRVHRVVGAPHGARVTHTGWATGPDESLLSALHPLHGWSGQDEQRAPQGTAFTRWARLPRLTADAQGTAVYAALATLTAEPEPASLADAATVVSATADTVEVRWADDGSLTRIAFEPMTVEHGWS, translated from the coding sequence ATGAGCATCCCCGGACTGCCCCAAGACGACCGGGAGTTGAGCCCCCACACCGGCTACACGCGCGAGCACTGGGAGGCCGCGGCCGACGGTCTCCTGAGCGCCGCCTGGCAGTGGGCGACTCCGCGCGGCGCACTCCTCGACCTGCCGGGGCGGCCCTCCGCGTCGGGCGTACGGTCGGACGGCCTGGAGGGATACGCCCGCACCCTGCTCGCCGCCGCGTTCCGGGTGGCGGGCGCCGATGGCAAGGACCCGCACGGCTGGCTGGACCGGTACGCGGAAGGACTCGCGGCGGGCACCCGCACACCGGGCCGCGACGACGCCGAGTCCTGGCCGGTGATCCTCGACCACAACGTCCAGGGCCAGCCGATGGTCGAGTCCGCGTCCGTCGCCCTCGGCCTGCGGCTGACCCGCCCCTGGCTGTGGGACCGGCTCGACACCGACGTACAGGACCGTGCGGCCGAGTGGCTGCGCGGCGCGATCCGCCACGTCCCCGCGCCCAACAACTGGTACCTCTTCCCGTACACCGTGGCCGGATTCCTGGAGTCGGTGGGCCGCGGAGACGCGGGCACGGCACGGGCGCGCGAGCGGGCCATCGGACTCCTGGAGACCTGGAACCGCGGCCAGGGCTGGTACGCCGACGGAGACGGCCGTGCCTTCGACCACTACAACGGCTGGGCCCTGCACCTGTACCCGACGCTCGACGCCCAACTCGCAGGCGATGAGGATCAGTTGGCCCGGCACGGCGCCCGCCTGCACGAGCACCTGGAGAGCTTCGGGCTCCTCTTCGGCGGCGACGGCGCCCCGATCCACTTCGGCCGCTCCCTGACCTACCGCTTCGCCGCGGGCGCCTCCGTGGCCCTCGGCGCGCTCACCGGCCACACGCCCCTCACCCCCGGCACCTCGCGCAGGATCCTCAGCGGATCGCTGCGCTACTTCCTCGACCGCGGCTCCGTCGGTGCCGACGGACTGCTCAGCCTCGGCTGGCACGGCCCGCACGAGGCGACCCTCCAGCCCTACTCGGGCCCCGCGTCCCCGTACTGGGCGTCGAAGGCGTTCGTCGGTCTCCTGGCACCGGCCACCCACCCCCTGTGGACCGCCACCGAGGAACCCGCCCCCAGCGAGAGCCGCGACCAGGTCCTCGCGCTGCCCGCGCCCGGCCTCCTGGTGCAGAGCACCCGCGCCGACGGGATCGTCAGGCTGCACAACCACGGCAGCGATCACGCGCGCCCCCACGAGGCCCAGACGGCGGCCCACGAGGACCCGCTCTACGCCCGCCAGGCCTACTCCACCAGGACAGGACCCACGGCACGCGGCAACACCGCGGACAACCACCTCGCCGTGGAGGTGGCGGGAGTGCGCAGCGCCCGCTGCCGAATACACCCGCTGGGCGCAGGCCAGGGTGACGGCTGGGGCTGGGCCGCGTCCCGGCACGCCCCGGCCTTCGTGAGCGGCCCGCCCATGGTGCCGGGGCTGCGCGTGGAGAGCGTCACCGTGGCCAGGGGCCGCCACGAACTGCGCGTGCACCGCGTCGTCGGCGCACCGCACGGCGCCCGCGTCACCCACACGGGCTGGGCGACGGGCCCGGACGAGTCCTTGCTCTCCGCGCTGCACCCCTTGCACGGCTGGAGCGGCCAGGACGAACAACGCGCACCCCAGGGCACCGCCTTCACCCGGTGGGCCCGCCTGCCGCGGCTCACGGCCGATGCGCAGGGCACGGCCGTGTACGCGGCTCTGGCCACGCTCACCGCGGAGCCGGAACCCGCGTCCTTGGCCGACGCGGCCACCGTGGTGAGCGCCACGGCGGACACGGTCGAGGTGCGCTGGGCGGACGACGGCTCGCTGACCCGGATCGCCTTCGAGCCGATGACCGTCGAGCACGGCTGGTCGTGA
- a CDS encoding purine-cytosine permease family protein, whose product MARQAADSAGTTAEAAAGTAVGTTAGTTTGLGTGVTSDEVFRVETHGIDPIPDEDRHGSAKDLFWLWFGSNLTFTYVINGALAVSFGLSFWQATAVVVIGGLSFFAISAAGLSGIRTGTATLVISRAAFGVLGNFPAGLLNWVVSIGYTIVNTVVGTLALEALFTDLGWTGGGDAARALALTVTLAMTFAVAMWGHATVQLAERWMAYVLAAGFGVLLVFVLPDADFGAASGGGAGFSGWTLAFVVMLAGPFSYLPMPADYTRYLPRDTSLRSITVTGALGGLVSSVALGVAGVAAATQTDMTDAVAGVEGLLPGWFQPVFLLLVLGGSVTNSILTLYSSSLNLQVLGIPWSRAKAIVISVAVTALGSLGALFLTDFTESLLSFLSLLIIVFAPWGGVFLADMLLRRCRYDTGALHTTGRDGAYWYRAGFHPAGMAALVAGMAFAALTCDSELWTGPLVAPLGGGDLTLLGSVVAGFTYWALARRSVPASLSASASA is encoded by the coding sequence ATGGCGCGACAGGCCGCGGATTCCGCCGGGACGACAGCCGAGGCGGCAGCCGGGACGGCGGTGGGGACGACAGCAGGGACGACCACCGGGCTCGGCACGGGCGTCACCAGCGACGAGGTGTTCCGGGTCGAGACCCACGGCATCGACCCGATCCCTGACGAGGACCGGCACGGCAGCGCCAAGGATCTGTTCTGGCTCTGGTTCGGCTCGAATCTGACCTTCACCTACGTCATCAACGGCGCCCTCGCCGTCAGCTTCGGCCTCAGCTTCTGGCAGGCCACCGCCGTGGTCGTCATCGGCGGGCTCTCCTTCTTCGCCATCAGCGCGGCAGGCCTGAGCGGCATCCGCACCGGCACCGCGACCCTGGTCATCTCCCGTGCCGCCTTCGGCGTACTCGGGAACTTCCCCGCCGGACTGCTCAACTGGGTCGTCTCCATCGGCTACACCATCGTCAACACCGTGGTCGGCACGCTCGCCCTGGAAGCGCTCTTCACCGACCTCGGCTGGACGGGCGGCGGGGACGCGGCACGCGCCCTCGCCCTGACGGTGACCCTCGCGATGACCTTCGCGGTGGCCATGTGGGGGCACGCCACCGTGCAGCTCGCCGAGCGCTGGATGGCGTACGTGCTCGCCGCCGGCTTCGGGGTGCTGCTCGTCTTCGTGCTGCCCGATGCCGACTTCGGTGCGGCATCGGGCGGTGGCGCGGGATTCTCCGGCTGGACGCTCGCGTTCGTGGTGATGCTCGCGGGGCCGTTCTCGTACCTGCCGATGCCCGCCGACTACACCCGCTATCTGCCCCGGGACACCTCACTGCGCTCGATCACCGTCACCGGCGCGCTCGGCGGTCTCGTCTCGTCCGTGGCGCTCGGTGTCGCGGGCGTCGCGGCCGCCACGCAAACCGACATGACGGATGCGGTCGCGGGGGTGGAGGGACTGCTTCCGGGCTGGTTCCAGCCGGTGTTCCTGCTGCTCGTGCTCGGCGGCTCGGTCACCAACTCGATTCTCACGCTCTACTCCTCGAGCCTCAACCTCCAGGTGCTCGGCATCCCCTGGAGCCGTGCGAAGGCCATCGTCATCAGCGTCGCCGTGACGGCGCTCGGCTCGCTCGGCGCACTGTTCCTGACCGACTTCACCGAGTCTCTGCTCAGCTTCCTCTCGCTCCTGATCATCGTGTTCGCGCCGTGGGGCGGGGTGTTCCTCGCCGACATGCTGCTGCGCCGCTGCCGGTACGACACCGGGGCGCTGCACACGACCGGGCGCGACGGTGCCTACTGGTACCGGGCCGGTTTCCATCCCGCCGGGATGGCCGCCCTCGTCGCCGGGATGGCCTTCGCCGCGCTGACCTGCGACTCGGAGCTGTGGACCGGGCCGCTGGTGGCGCCGCTCGGCGGCGGTGACCTCACCTTGCTGGGCTCCGTCGTCGCCGGGTTCACGTACTGGGCGCTCGCCCGCCGCAGCGTGCCCGCTTCCCTGTCGGCCTCCGCCTCCGCCTGA
- a CDS encoding TetR/AcrR family transcriptional regulator — protein MAANPQERTRRRLSTEERREQLLSAGARLFAQNPYDDVWVERVAEIAGVSRGLLYHYFPTKSDFFAAVVQRESHRMLRLTAAVPGVPVRDQIGTGLDTFLAYVESHAEGFRAFHRAEETGDATVRGIYHEGLAAHEDQILQALAADPETAATTHDLPTLRLAVRGWLAFMVTVCLEWLEEPELLPRAQVRDLCARALLGAIAP, from the coding sequence ATGGCCGCGAACCCGCAGGAGCGCACGCGCCGCAGACTCAGCACCGAGGAGCGCAGGGAGCAGCTGCTCTCGGCAGGGGCGCGGCTCTTCGCGCAGAATCCGTACGACGACGTGTGGGTCGAGCGGGTGGCCGAGATCGCGGGCGTCTCACGCGGGCTGCTCTACCACTACTTCCCGACCAAGAGCGATTTCTTCGCCGCCGTGGTGCAGCGCGAGAGTCATCGCATGCTGCGCCTGACGGCGGCTGTGCCCGGAGTGCCGGTCCGCGACCAGATCGGCACGGGCCTCGACACGTTCCTCGCGTACGTCGAATCGCACGCCGAAGGCTTCCGCGCCTTCCACCGGGCGGAGGAGACGGGCGACGCCACGGTCCGCGGGATCTACCACGAAGGCCTGGCGGCCCACGAGGACCAGATCCTGCAAGCCCTGGCCGCGGACCCCGAGACGGCGGCCACCACCCACGACCTGCCCACGCTGCGCCTGGCCGTGCGCGGCTGGCTCGCCTTCATGGTGACCGTCTGCCTGGAGTGGCTCGAGGAGCCGGAGCTGCTGCCCCGCGCACAGGTGCGTGACCTGTGCGCGCGGGCGCTGCTCGGCGCGATCGCGCCGTGA
- a CDS encoding TetR/AcrR family transcriptional regulator, producing MGAGVARRRDGQVARDRMLEEAMTAIAENGLAALTMSALAERLGTSGGHILYYFGSKDRLLLEALSWSEAALTEERRALLAGRAAPARKLDRFLRMYLPKGPRDPRWMLWIELWARAGANEPLRAAQDDLDRGWQADLEALLTQGTAQEAFAVDDAAGRAGELLALLDGLSTRVVLGQRGADRKGALASARSAAERLVGRPETTGT from the coding sequence ATGGGAGCAGGCGTGGCACGACGGCGGGACGGGCAGGTCGCGCGGGACCGGATGCTGGAGGAGGCGATGACGGCGATCGCCGAGAACGGCCTCGCCGCGCTCACCATGTCCGCGCTCGCCGAGCGTCTCGGCACCAGCGGCGGCCACATCCTGTACTACTTCGGCAGCAAGGACCGCCTGCTTCTGGAGGCGCTGAGCTGGAGCGAGGCCGCGCTCACCGAGGAGCGCCGCGCGCTGCTCGCGGGGCGCGCGGCCCCCGCCCGCAAGCTCGACCGGTTCCTGCGGATGTACCTGCCCAAGGGGCCGCGTGACCCCCGCTGGATGCTCTGGATCGAGCTGTGGGCGCGTGCCGGTGCCAATGAACCGCTCCGCGCGGCCCAGGACGACCTCGACCGCGGCTGGCAGGCCGATCTGGAGGCCCTGCTCACCCAGGGCACGGCTCAGGAGGCCTTCGCGGTGGACGACGCCGCGGGCCGCGCCGGTGAACTCCTCGCACTCCTGGACGGTCTGAGCACCCGTGTCGTCCTGGGGCAGCGCGGCGCCGACCGCAAGGGTGCCCTGGCCTCGGCGCGCTCGGCGGCCGAGCGGCTCGTCGGGCGTCCCGAGACGACCGGTACGTAG
- a CDS encoding amidohydrolase: MTSTTPRPADLVLRNARIHTVDPDLPSAEALAVLDGRIAWLGPDAEADSWTGEGTQVVDGGGRLVLPGFIDAHNHVRLGSDDACVQLAGARTLGEIHDRIRAWHTENPDADWIEAEAFDYSAIPGGRMPNAADLDPVTGDTPAFVLSYDVHTAWLNTAALRRLGVDRAHTSLPFGRAETDPATGEPTGFIKDFAVKGLSRDGHRALRELGLPWASPDRQYGRLAKSLDDAIGFGITTVVEPQNSLDDLELFTRAREEGRLRSRIVAALFHPRGTTDADLDDFAAAAQRFADDRLRVGPLKLYIDDVVEPRTAALLEPYSGCGKHRGDTFYPAHEFAELLAKLDARGFQCFVHATGDRGIRTVLDAVEHARTLNGPRDARHQVVHVECLDPADTPRFAELGVVACMQPRHCAPEIAGPGQDWAENIGADRWHKAWPMRSLHEAGAVLALSSDWNVAEMDPMAGIYTALTRRPLGGGDPWQPTETLDVETAVHGYTMGSAHANFLEDERGSLTVGKLADFVVLSRDILRVRPEDIPGTKAEVVVVGGVVTVG; the protein is encoded by the coding sequence ATGACCAGCACCACCCCCAGGCCCGCGGATCTCGTCCTGCGCAACGCCCGCATCCACACCGTCGACCCGGACCTCCCCTCCGCCGAGGCGCTCGCCGTACTGGACGGGCGCATCGCATGGCTGGGCCCCGACGCGGAGGCGGATTCCTGGACCGGCGAGGGAACCCAGGTCGTGGACGGCGGCGGACGCCTGGTCCTGCCCGGCTTCATCGACGCCCACAACCACGTGCGCCTCGGCTCCGACGACGCGTGCGTACAGCTCGCCGGCGCCCGCACCCTGGGCGAGATCCACGACCGCATCCGCGCCTGGCACACCGAGAACCCGGACGCGGACTGGATCGAGGCCGAGGCCTTCGACTACTCCGCGATCCCCGGCGGCCGTATGCCGAACGCCGCCGACCTCGACCCCGTCACCGGCGACACCCCGGCCTTCGTCCTGAGCTACGACGTCCACACCGCCTGGCTCAACACGGCCGCCCTGCGCCGCCTCGGCGTCGACCGCGCACATACGTCGCTGCCGTTCGGCCGCGCCGAGACCGACCCGGCGACGGGCGAACCCACCGGGTTCATCAAGGACTTCGCGGTCAAGGGGCTCTCCCGCGACGGCCACCGTGCCCTGCGCGAGCTCGGTCTTCCGTGGGCGTCGCCCGACCGGCAGTACGGGCGGCTCGCCAAGAGCCTGGACGACGCGATCGGCTTCGGCATCACCACGGTCGTCGAACCGCAGAACTCCCTGGACGACCTGGAGCTCTTCACCCGCGCCCGCGAGGAGGGGCGGCTGCGTTCGCGCATCGTCGCCGCGCTCTTCCATCCGCGCGGCACGACCGACGCCGACCTGGACGACTTCGCGGCCGCCGCACAGCGGTTCGCGGACGACCGGCTGCGCGTCGGGCCGCTCAAGCTGTACATCGACGACGTCGTGGAACCGCGCACCGCCGCGCTCCTTGAGCCCTACTCCGGGTGCGGGAAGCATCGGGGCGACACGTTCTACCCCGCGCACGAGTTCGCGGAGCTGCTCGCGAAGCTGGACGCCCGCGGCTTCCAGTGCTTCGTGCACGCCACCGGCGACCGGGGCATCCGCACGGTCCTGGACGCCGTCGAGCATGCCCGCACCCTCAACGGGCCGCGCGACGCCCGGCACCAGGTCGTCCACGTCGAGTGCCTGGACCCCGCCGACACCCCGCGCTTCGCCGAACTCGGTGTCGTCGCCTGCATGCAGCCGCGCCACTGCGCCCCCGAGATCGCGGGTCCCGGCCAGGACTGGGCCGAGAACATCGGCGCGGACCGGTGGCACAAGGCCTGGCCGATGCGGAGCCTGCACGAGGCGGGCGCGGTGCTCGCGCTCTCCAGCGACTGGAACGTCGCCGAGATGGACCCGATGGCGGGCATCTACACCGCCCTCACCCGCCGCCCCCTCGGCGGCGGCGACCCCTGGCAGCCCACCGAGACACTCGACGTCGAGACGGCCGTCCACGGCTACACGATGGGCTCCGCCCACGCCAACTTCCTTGAGGACGAACGGGGTTCGCTGACCGTGGGCAAGCTGGCCGACTTCGTCGTCCTGTCCCGGGACATCCTGCGCGTACGTCCTGAGGACATCCCGGGGACGAAGGCCGAGGTCGTGGTGGTGGGCGGAGTGGTGACGGTCGGGTAG
- a CDS encoding MerR family transcriptional regulator, with translation MSYTVGQVSGFAGVTVRTLHHYDRSGLLVPSERSPGGYRLYGEADLARLQQILFYRELGFALEEIAQILADPQANALDQLRARHKALVEQIGKLGRLVEVAERAMEVQQTGVRLSPQERFEVFGEITFDLSYATEAGLKWENSAGHREAMSRAAAHSKEDWARLMGEAAHWRAELIKAFDEGEPAEGKRATALAEEHRQHITRWFTPCPPAMHLRIADDFADDPRAFALVVPPSEQRPGLAAFLHAAVRANAEEGGSEVAGR, from the coding sequence ATGAGCTACACCGTCGGGCAGGTCTCCGGGTTCGCGGGGGTCACCGTCCGCACTCTCCACCATTACGACCGGTCCGGGCTGCTCGTGCCCAGCGAGCGCAGCCCGGGCGGGTACCGCCTGTACGGCGAGGCCGATCTGGCCCGCCTCCAGCAGATCCTCTTCTACCGCGAACTCGGCTTCGCCCTGGAGGAGATCGCGCAGATCCTCGCGGACCCGCAGGCAAACGCGCTCGACCAGCTGCGCGCCCGGCACAAGGCGCTGGTGGAGCAGATCGGCAAGCTGGGCCGCCTGGTGGAGGTCGCAGAGCGGGCCATGGAGGTGCAGCAGACCGGCGTGCGGCTCAGCCCGCAGGAGCGGTTCGAGGTGTTCGGCGAGATCACCTTCGACCTGAGCTACGCCACCGAGGCCGGGCTCAAGTGGGAGAACAGCGCGGGGCACAGGGAGGCGATGAGCCGTGCCGCGGCCCACTCCAAGGAGGACTGGGCCCGGCTCATGGGCGAGGCGGCCCACTGGCGGGCCGAACTGATCAAGGCGTTCGACGAGGGCGAACCCGCCGAGGGGAAGCGCGCCACGGCCCTCGCCGAGGAGCACCGGCAGCACATCACCCGCTGGTTCACGCCCTGCCCGCCCGCCATGCACCTGCGCATCGCCGACGACTTCGCCGACGACCCCCGCGCCTTCGCCCTCGTCGTACCGCCTTCGGAGCAGCGGCCCGGGCTTGCCGCGTTCCTGCACGCGGCGGTGCGGGCCAACGCGGAAGAGGGCGGGAGCGAGGTGGCGGGCCGATGA
- a CDS encoding glycosyltransferase, which produces MRILLAAAGSYGDVAPYTGLGARLREAGHDVALATQESFAPLVRGAGLTFRPLPADTSAGGGGGKRQLMRTAAAFVRELGAGLVEAAEPGADVLLLSTTTAPLGRQLAEAMGVPSLGVYLQPTHPTREFAPVVTGGRSLGGPANRALGRFSLRMADRVYADAAADLRARLSLPPAALSALRRRQEEAEWPVLYGFSTAVVSRPADWREGLDVVGNWWPHHDPDTPLPAPYEDFLRAGPPPVFIGFGSMAAGEGARLSELAVSALRRAGLRGVLQEGRAGLMAHGDDILTVHEVPHALLFPRMAAVVHHAGAGTTAAGLRAGVPAIPVPVMADQPFWASRLAGLGAATAPVPFKELTAERLAEQLGRVVREAAYEEAARAVSRRMGAEDGAGHVLKAIERLG; this is translated from the coding sequence ATGAGGATTCTGCTGGCCGCCGCCGGGTCGTACGGCGATGTCGCCCCGTACACCGGCCTCGGTGCCCGGCTGCGGGAAGCGGGCCACGACGTCGCCCTTGCCACGCAGGAGTCCTTCGCGCCGCTCGTGCGCGGCGCCGGGCTCACCTTCCGTCCGCTGCCCGCCGACACGAGTGCGGGCGGCGGTGGCGGAAAGCGGCAGCTGATGCGCACGGCCGCCGCGTTCGTACGGGAGCTGGGCGCCGGGCTCGTCGAAGCCGCGGAACCCGGCGCCGACGTGCTGCTGCTCTCGACGACCACGGCGCCCCTCGGCCGGCAGCTCGCCGAGGCCATGGGCGTACCGTCCCTGGGCGTCTACCTGCAACCCACCCATCCCACAAGGGAGTTCGCGCCGGTGGTGACCGGCGGCAGGTCGCTCGGCGGCCCTGCCAACCGCGCGCTCGGCCGCTTCTCGCTGCGGATGGCCGACCGTGTCTACGCCGACGCGGCAGCGGACCTGCGGGCGCGGCTCTCGCTGCCTCCGGCCGCCCTGAGTGCCCTGCGGCGTCGCCAGGAAGAGGCCGAGTGGCCGGTCCTGTACGGGTTCAGCACGGCCGTGGTGTCCCGGCCCGCGGACTGGCGCGAAGGTCTCGACGTCGTCGGCAACTGGTGGCCGCATCACGACCCGGACACCCCGCTGCCCGCCCCCTACGAGGACTTCCTGCGGGCCGGACCGCCGCCCGTCTTCATCGGGTTCGGCAGCATGGCCGCGGGGGAGGGCGCGCGACTGAGCGAGCTGGCCGTCTCCGCGTTGCGCCGGGCCGGGCTCCGGGGCGTCCTCCAGGAGGGGCGGGCGGGGCTGATGGCGCACGGCGACGACATCCTCACCGTCCACGAGGTGCCCCACGCGCTCCTCTTCCCGCGGATGGCCGCCGTGGTCCATCACGCGGGCGCGGGCACCACGGCGGCGGGGCTGCGGGCGGGGGTGCCCGCGATCCCCGTACCCGTCATGGCGGACCAGCCCTTCTGGGCCTCGCGGCTCGCCGGACTCGGCGCGGCCACCGCACCCGTCCCGTTCAAGGAGCTCACGGCGGAGCGCCTCGCCGAGCAGCTCGGGCGTGTGGTGCGCGAGGCCGCGTACGAGGAAGCCGCCCGTGCCGTCTCCCGCCGGATGGGCGCGGAGGACGGCGCCGGTCATGTCCTCAAGGCGATCGAGCGGCTCGGCTGA
- a CDS encoding cytochrome P450, protein MAQVSQSSQVAEGAGTAGAADPAGSAGSAGLPKGFRSAELAWPRLDLIPHPPRRLPLIGDVLGANVRTPVQDSMRIGSSLGPIFRRKAFGKEIVFVWGAELAAELADESRFAKHVGLGVANLRPVAGDGLFTAYNNEPNWQLAHDILAPGFSRDAMAGYHPLMLDVARQLTDRWDARESAGRSVDVPGDMTKLTLETIARTGFGHDFGSFERSRPHPFVTAMVGTLSYAQRRNVVPPALAPLLLRGATRRNAADMAYLNRTVDDVVAARRAAPGPGEGDLLDRMLEVAHPDTGERLSAENIRRQVITFLVAGHETTSGALSFALHYLSRSPEVLARAQAEVDAVWGDAAEPAYEQVAKLRYLRRVLDESLRLWPTAPGFSRQALHDTTIGGTHPVRAGGWALVLATLLHRDPAAWGERPEEFDPDRFAPSAVRARPAHVFKPFGTGARACIGRQFALHEATLVLGLLLRRYDLHADPGYRLRVAERLTLMPEGLTLRLTRRAAAA, encoded by the coding sequence ATGGCGCAGGTGTCGCAGTCATCGCAGGTGGCAGAGGGTGCTGGGACGGCCGGGGCTGCTGACCCTGCTGGGTCTGCTGGGTCTGCTGGGCTCCCCAAAGGGTTCCGCAGCGCCGAGCTCGCGTGGCCGCGCCTCGACCTCATCCCGCATCCCCCGCGCCGCCTGCCCCTGATCGGTGACGTCCTTGGCGCCAACGTCCGTACGCCCGTGCAGGACTCGATGCGCATCGGCAGCAGCCTGGGGCCCATCTTCCGCCGCAAGGCCTTCGGCAAGGAGATCGTCTTCGTCTGGGGCGCCGAGCTCGCGGCCGAGCTGGCCGACGAGTCGCGGTTCGCCAAGCATGTCGGCCTGGGGGTGGCCAATCTGCGGCCGGTGGCCGGTGACGGCCTGTTCACCGCGTACAACAACGAGCCCAACTGGCAGCTGGCGCACGACATCCTCGCGCCGGGCTTCAGCCGCGACGCGATGGCCGGCTACCACCCGCTGATGCTGGACGTCGCCCGGCAGTTGACCGACCGCTGGGACGCGCGGGAATCGGCGGGCCGGTCCGTGGACGTGCCCGGCGACATGACGAAACTGACCCTGGAGACGATCGCCCGCACGGGCTTCGGGCACGACTTCGGCTCCTTCGAGCGGTCCAGGCCGCACCCCTTCGTGACGGCCATGGTCGGCACGCTCTCCTACGCCCAGCGCCGCAACGTCGTGCCGCCCGCGCTCGCCCCGCTTCTCCTGCGCGGCGCGACCCGGCGCAACGCCGCCGACATGGCCTACCTCAACCGCACCGTCGACGACGTGGTCGCCGCCCGCCGCGCCGCGCCGGGTCCCGGCGAAGGCGATCTGCTCGACCGGATGCTGGAGGTCGCCCACCCCGACACCGGTGAGCGGCTCTCCGCCGAGAACATCCGCCGACAGGTCATCACCTTCCTGGTCGCCGGGCACGAGACGACCTCGGGCGCCCTGTCGTTCGCGCTGCACTATCTCTCGCGCTCCCCCGAGGTCCTGGCCCGCGCGCAGGCGGAGGTCGACGCGGTCTGGGGCGACGCGGCGGAACCCGCGTACGAGCAGGTCGCCAAGCTCCGCTATCTGCGCCGCGTCCTCGACGAGTCGCTGCGGCTGTGGCCGACCGCGCCCGGCTTCTCCCGCCAGGCCCTGCACGACACCACCATCGGCGGCACCCACCCCGTCCGCGCGGGCGGCTGGGCTCTCGTCCTGGCCACGCTGCTGCACCGCGATCCGGCGGCGTGGGGCGAGCGGCCCGAGGAGTTCGATCCCGACCGGTTCGCCCCTTCGGCGGTGCGTGCGCGGCCCGCCCATGTCTTCAAGCCGTTCGGCACGGGCGCGCGGGCCTGCATCGGCCGTCAGTTCGCGCTGCACGAGGCGACGTTGGTCCTCGGTCTGCTCCTGCGCCGCTACGACCTGCACGCCGACCCCGGTTACCGCCTGCGGGTCGCCGAGCGCCTCACCCTCATGCCCGAAGGCCTCACGCTGCGGCTCACCCGCCGCGCCGCGGCCGCGTAG
- a CDS encoding hydroxyacid dehydrogenase has product MNGSHRPHTALAMARDAATAVLGPDALAALGRVCDLEPDTVLDDFTTDRARAVLQDVEVLVTGWGCPPLDAAVLASAPRLRAVVHTAGSVRGHITPECWDRGIEVSSAAAANALPVAEYTVAMILLTGKHVMERAREYKATRRRDDWLGLSRGVGNYGRSVGILSASMIGRRVMELLRPYDLQLLLHDPYVSDEEAKALGVRPVGIGELFASSDVVSVHTPLLPATRGLVGRELIAAMRHEAVLINTARGAVLDQEALTEAALAGRIRAVLDVTDPEVLPPDHPLWECDHVTITPHLAGSQGNEWGRLADLAVAELGRWAAGDGFAHAVRRERLAYLA; this is encoded by the coding sequence ATGAACGGCAGCCACCGTCCGCACACCGCGCTCGCCATGGCGCGGGACGCGGCGACGGCCGTGCTCGGTCCCGACGCCCTGGCCGCACTCGGCCGGGTCTGCGACCTGGAACCGGACACCGTCCTTGACGACTTCACCACCGACCGGGCCCGCGCCGTGCTCCAGGACGTGGAGGTCCTGGTCACCGGCTGGGGATGCCCGCCCCTCGACGCCGCCGTGCTCGCGTCCGCGCCCCGGCTGCGGGCCGTCGTCCACACCGCGGGGTCGGTACGCGGCCACATCACCCCGGAGTGCTGGGACCGCGGCATCGAGGTGTCGTCGGCCGCCGCGGCCAACGCCCTGCCCGTGGCGGAGTACACCGTCGCGATGATCCTGCTCACCGGCAAGCACGTCATGGAGCGGGCCAGGGAGTACAAGGCGACGCGGCGCCGCGACGACTGGCTCGGCCTCTCGCGCGGCGTGGGCAACTACGGCCGCAGCGTCGGCATCCTCTCCGCGTCGATGATCGGCCGCCGTGTCATGGAACTCCTGCGCCCCTACGACCTCCAGCTTCTGCTGCACGACCCGTACGTCTCCGACGAGGAGGCCAAGGCGCTGGGTGTGCGGCCGGTCGGCATCGGGGAGTTGTTCGCGAGCAGCGACGTGGTGAGCGTCCACACGCCGCTGCTGCCCGCCACCCGAGGTCTGGTCGGCCGTGAACTGATCGCCGCCATGCGCCACGAGGCGGTGCTCATCAACACGGCCCGCGGCGCGGTGCTCGACCAGGAGGCCCTCACCGAGGCCGCGCTGGCCGGCCGCATCCGCGCCGTCCTCGATGTCACCGACCCCGAAGTCCTGCCCCCCGACCACCCGTTGTGGGAGTGCGACCACGTCACGATCACCCCCCACCTGGCCGGTTCGCAGGGCAACGAGTGGGGGCGCCTCGCCGACCTCGCCGTCGCCGAGCTCGGCCGCTGGGCCGCGGGCGACGGTTTCGCCCATGCCGTACGACGCGAAAGGCTGGCCTACCTCGCATGA